A stretch of DNA from Microlunatus sp. Gsoil 973:
ATCCTGACCTTGGTGTCCTTGCAGTCGACGTGGTAGATGCGGTCCTTGAAATCCCACAGGAATCCGACGGTGTCCAGGCCCTGCCAGACCATGTGCGACGGGTCGAAGTTCAGACCGAATCCCGGCCGGTTGTCGATCGCCTCCAGCGTCTTGACGGTGGTCCAGTAATCGTAGGCGATCTCGCTGGGATGGACCTCGTGGGCGAACCGGACGCCGACCTCGTCGAAGACGTCGATGATCGGGTTCCAGCGGTCGGCGAACTCGGCGTACCCGGCCTCGATGACGTCGTCACCGACCGGCGGGAACATCGCCAGGTAGTGCCAGATCGGCGAACCGGTGAAGCCCACCACGGTGTCGACGCCGAAGGCCGCGGCTGCCCGGGCGGTGGTCTTCATCTCCTCGGCCGCACGCTGCCGGACGCCCTCCGGGTCGCCGTCGCCCCACACCCGCGGATTGACCATGTTCTTGTGCCGATCGTCCAGGATGGCCTCACACACCGCCTGACCGTTGAGGTGGTTGGAGATCGCCCAGCAACCAAGCCCGTTCTGCTCCAGGATGTCCTTGCGGTTCTTCACGTACGCCTCGTCCTCGGCGGCCCGTGCGACGTCGAAATGATCACCCCAGCAGGCGATCTCCAGTCCGTCGTAGCCCCATTCACCGGCCAGGCGGCAGATCTCCTCGAACGGCAGGTCGGCCCACTGTCCGGTGAACAGCGTCACCGGCCGGTCCTGCTTCGGCTTGGCGACTCCGGTGGCTTCACGGCCGAGCGCTGGGCTGTTGCTGGGGCTGGTCATTCTGGTCGACTCCTGTGCTTCGATGGACTGGCTGTCTTCGGACGGGTGTGTGCCGCGGTCCCAGTATGGCGGACCGCGATGATCAAGATCGGTCAGGGTTGCGGTCGCCGCCGGGAACCCACAGCACCTCCGACTCGGTGCCGTTGGCCACCCGGGTGAGGATGAACAGCAGGTCCGAGAGCCGGTTCAGGTATTGGATCGCCAGCGGGTTGATGCCGCCCGGCCGATCGCTCCCGGACTGCGCCGGTTCGGTCCCGTAGACCTCGACGGCGTGCCACGCGGTGCGCTCGGCGCGTCGGACGATGGTGCGGGCGACGTGCAACTGGGCACCCGCCGGGTTGCCTCCCGGCAGGATGAAGGACCGGAGCTTGGGCAACTGCTCGCCGAACCCGTCGCACCACTGCTCGAGTCGCTCGACGTACTCAGCGGTGATCCGCAGCGGCTCGAACTCCTGTGACTCGGCGAGCGGATTCCCGAGGTCGGCACCAAGATCGAAAAGCTCGTTCTGCACCTGGGCCAACACCTGGCGTACCTGATCATCGAGCCCCGGCAGGGTGAGCGCGACGCCGATCGTCGCATTGGCCTCGTCGACGTCGCCGTAGGCGGCAACCCGCGGGTCGGTCTTGGCGGTCACCGACATGTCGACCAACCGGGTTTCGCCGTGATCGCCGGTGCGCGTGTAGATCCTCGTCAGATTGACCACGGGCCCAACTGTAACCAGCAACCATGGACCTGGACGGCGTCACAGGTTTACGATCCGTGCAACGGGGGAGACAATCCTTGCCATCCGCAGTCGGATGGGTCAGGAATTGTCGTCAGGGCGGGCCGTGGGGCCCGCCGACTTCGAGTCGACGGAGGAAACCGTGGCTGCCAGTCCCGACAACCCAGCACAGGACGATGCAGGAGAGCAGAACGCCGATGCCCGCCACTGGTCCGCGCCGCGACGTACCGTTCTCGGTATGGCCGTAGGCGCTTCACTCGGGCTCGCCCTCGGTGGCCGGACCGATGCCGTCGCCGCCGGGAGCCGACACGAGGTCTCCGACCGGCACGTGCTCTACCGGCAGTTCACCGGTCCGGCGCTGCGCGCGGGACACCACGACGGCACGCGCTGGTCGCCCGCCGGGATCAGCATCGCCCGGCCGACCGGAACCTTCGACTATGTCGACCCGTTCGTCGATGGCGCGACCTCGGTGACCTACGAGACGGCCTCCTGGACCTCGCCGGTGGTGTCGACGCGGTTCGGCTACACCGAGTTGATCTCCTCCTGGGAGGTCGAGACTCCGGGCCGGTCCTGGGTGCAGCTCGAGGTGCGTGGGACCGACGAGACCGGGACGCTGTCGGGTTGGTACATCCTCGGCCGCTGGTGCGCCAAGGATCCCGACGACGGCGGAGCCATCTGTCGTACTTCGGTCGACGGCCAGGGCACCGCCCTGGCGACGGTGTGGACCGACACCCTTCATCTCTACGGAAGTCACACCCTGTCCGACTGGCAGTTGCGGGTCACACTGCTCCGCCCACAAGGAGGCCGGGAGACCCCGCTGCTGCAGACGGTCGGCGCGGTGGCCTCGGCCCTCCCGTCCGACCCGACGGTCCCGGCGAGCCCGACCGGGCCCGCCGGCGGCACCGTCCTTGACGTGCCGACCCTGTCCCAGGAGGTGCACAACGGGCACTATCCGAAGTGGGACAACGGCGGAGAGGCGTGGTGCTCGGCGACGTCGACGGCGATGGTGATCAAGTACTGGGGGACCGGGCCGACCGCGGACGATCTTGCCTGGGTCGATCCGCCGGTCGACGCCGAGGTGGACTACTCCGCACGCAACGTCTTCGACTACACCTACGACGGTGCGGGGAACTGGCCGTTCAACTGCGCCTATGCGACGACCTTCGGGCTGAAGGCGTTCGTCACCCGACTACGCAACTTCACCGAGTTGGAGGAGTTGGTCAAGCGGGGGATCCCGGTGATCATCTCGGTGTCCTTCGCCAAGGGTGACCTCGACGGGGCCGGATACGGCACCAACGGGCATCTGATGGTCGTTGTCGGCTTCACCGAGGACGGTGACGTCGTGGTCAACGATCCCGCATCGCACCTGATCGCCGACGACGGCCAGGTTCGGTTCACCTACCGCCGTGATCAACTCGAGAACGCCTGGGTGCCACATTCGGGCGGGACGGTGTACGTGATCCACCCGGCGCGGGTGCCGCTGCCGCCTGTTGTGGAGCATTCCGAGCCGAACTGGTGAGCGACGATCGGCGGGTCGGTCCGTGCCGTCCCGGCGCGTCGGCGACGTTGCGGGGTGCCCGGGTGCTTAGGTAGCGCCCGTGGTTGCGAACCCCCCTCGTCCGCGACGCCGCCACGCGGCGCGGCCACTGCATCCGGCGGCGCTGCTGTTGGTTTCACTGTTGTCCCTCGGCGTGCTCGTCGCCGGGTGTGGCCAGGTGCCGATGCTCAGCGCGGCGAACGGGCCGAAAGCCCCGGCCGCCAGTGCCCGACCCAATGCGCCGGCCGCGCCGGTCGACTGCGAATACACCGAGACCGGTACGCCCGCCCGCCCGGTCAGCCCTCCGCCGAGCACCGGGGTGACGATGACCGGCACGGCGACGGCGATGATCACCCTGTCGGCCGGCAGCATCGTGATCACGCTGGACCGTACCGATGCGCCGTGCACCGTGAACTCGTTCCTCTCACTGGCCGAGCAGAAGTTCTACGACAACACCGAATGTCCGCGGATGACCGTCGTCGCCAGCCTCTCGATGCTGCAGTGCGGTGATCCAACCGGGACACAGACCGGCGGTCCGGGTTACACGTTCCCCGACGAATTGAGCGGCGACGAGACCTATCCGGCCGGCACGGTCGCCATGGCCAACAGCGGACCGAACACCAACGGGTCGCAGTTCTTCCTGGTCTTCGCCGATTCCCGGCTGCCGCCCGACTACACGGTGTTCGGGCACACCGATCGGGCCGGGATCGCCGTCCTGGCCAAGATCGCCAGGGGAGGCGTCGACAACCGCAACGGGCCGGGCGACGGCAGGCCGAAGACCGCTGCCAAGATCATCTCGGTGACCGCCGGCTGATCAGCTACTCACGTCGCGATCCGTACGGGTGAGGAACGTCCGGAGCACGTCGGCGAAGATGTCCGGCTGCTCGGCGTGCACCCAGTGTGCGGCGTCCTTGATCGTCACGGTGCGCACCCGGGGGAAGAGTTCGGTCATCCTCGTCCGGGACTCGGGGCCGATGTAGTCCGACTTCGCGCCGGCAACCCAGAGCGTCGGTCCCTGGTAGGGCGGAGCGTCCAACTCGGGGAAGCCGCTCAACACATCGAGCCGATCTCCCAGCAGACGAAGGTTCATCTGCCAATGCCAGCGGGCGTCGGGATCCCCACCCCCGCCGCGGCGGAGATTCTGCAACAGGAATCCCCGCACCGTCGGATCCGGTACGGCGTGGGTCAGCTGCTGGTCCGCCGCCTGCCGGGACAGTAGGGTCACCAGGTCGATCGACCGCATCGCGGCGACGTACCCGGCGAACTCGGCGCGACCGCCATAGTCGACAGGGGCGACGTCGACGACGACCAGGCGCTCCACCAGGTCGGGTCGCAGCAGTGCGAGCGTCATGGCGATCTTGCCGCCCATCGAGTGCCCGACCAGGGTCCACGGCCGAGCGCCATTGTCCAGGTAGTCGCCGAGACGTCGTGCCATGCCGGGATAGGACAGCTCGCCCGACCACGGGGACCGGCCATGGTCGGGCATGTCGACCAGGGCGACGTGGTAGTCATCGGCGAACCGTCGGCCGATCGTCGTCCAGTTCTTCCCCTGGCCGAAGAGGCCGTGGCAGAACGCGATCTGCGGCGGTCGCCTCTCCGGATGGTGATCAAGCACCGTGACGAAAAGGCCCGGGTCTGGCGACATCAGCGCCGCCTGGTCCAGCAGCTGTTGTGCCAGTGCCGGCGCTGCTCGGTGCCGGAGACGAAACCAAGTCCCGGATCGGCCGGCCACACCACGACATGCGGGGTGCCCGGCCGGATGATCTGGTCGCAGCCGGGGCAGCGGTACTCCTTCACCGCGGATGCTCCGGCGATCGGTCGGACGACCCACCGGCCGTCGGTCTTGACCACCGATGAGGCGTGACCGGCCGCGAGCGGACGGGCCGGGCGCAGGTGCTTGCTCTGACGACGCCTGGAGGGTGCCATGTCAACGGCCGCCGACGTTGTACGCGATCACCGCACCAGTCTCCCAAAGCCGTTCGGCCCACGGGAATCGGGCGGACAAGAACGCTTTGTGCCAAACGCCTGGCGAAATGTCAGTGGGATGTGATTGGTTTCATCCCATGTCGGCGGCGATCCAGGTCCGGAACCTGAGGAAGACCTATGTCGTGCCCGAGCGCGATGCCGGTCTCAAGGCTGCGATGACGGCTCTGGTGCGTCGCCGGACCAGGTCGGTCGACGCCGTCAAGGACATCAGCTTCGACATTGCCGCCGGCGAGGTGGTCGGCTTCCTGGGCCCGAACGGCGCAGGCAAGACCACGACACTGAAGATGCTGTCCGGGCTGCTGCACCCGACAGCCGGTGATGCCGAGGTCCTCGGCTACACGCCCTGGCGTCGGGACCGGGACTACCTGGGCAGGATGACGTTGATCATGGGTCAGCGCAGCCAGTTGCAGTGGGACATCCCGGTGGTCGACTCCTACCGGCTCAACAAGGCGATCTTCCAGATCAGCGACGCCGACTTCGCGGCCCGGCTGGAGGAGCTGACCGAGTTGCTCGAGCTGGGCGAGTTGCTCCGCAAACCGGCTCGCAATCTCTCGCTCGGCGAACGGATGAAGTGCGAGTTCGCCGGGTCGCTGTTGCATCGGCCCCAGGTGCTGTTCCTGGACGAGCCGACGATCGGACTCGACGTGGCGATGCAACGGCGGATCCGTTCGTTCGTGGCCGAATACAACAAGCGGACCGGTGCAGTGGTGATCCTGACCAGCCACTACATGGCCGATGTCGAGGCACTCTGCAAACGCGTCGTGGTCATCCATCACGGCGAGCTGCTGTTCGACGGCCCGCTGGCCGACCTGGTGCGGACCTTCGCGCCGGACAAGACGATCACCGTCGAGCTGGTCGAGGGCAGCACGGTCTCCGGCGCGGACGTGGCGGAGCTGTTGGGTGGTGCGGTCGCCCGGGCGCCGTTCGAGCCGACCGACACCGGTTGGCGGGTCCAGGTGCCGGCGGCCGACACCGCGGCCGTCGCCGCCCGACTGTTGTCCCGGTTGCCGGTCGCCGACGTGACGATCGAGGACGAGCCGATCGAGGCCGTCATCGAGAAGGTGTTCGCCGTCCCGGCCGAGGGGCGGCCATGACGCTACCGACCCGTACCGGCCGCGAGCAGCTGGAACCGGCGCCGAACTTCGGCAGGTTCTCCTGGCGGGTGTTGCGGCAGTACTACCGCGGCGAGTTCGCGGCATCGACCGCGGTCAACGTCGCCTACCGCGGATCGGTGGTGATCTGGGTTGTCACCACGGTCATCCAGCCGATCGTGCTGATCGTCGTCTGGCGTACGGTCGCCGGGCCGACCGGTACGGTCGGCGGCTACACCGCCGACCGATTCGTCACCTACTTCGCGATCATGATGCTGGTCGACCATCTGACCTTCATCTGGCTGATGTGGGAGTTCGAGTGGCGGGTCCGGGAGGGGATGTTCTCGCCCTTGCTGCTCAGGCCGATCCATCCGATCCACAAGGACATCATCGACAACCTCTCCTACAAGATGATCGGGCTGCTCGGCGTGGTGCCTGCCATGATCATCATGATCATCGGCTTCCACGGCGACCTGTCCGGAATCGATCCGATCCAGTTGCTCGCGTTCGTTCCGGCGGTGATCGGTGGCGGCGTGCTGCGGTTCATCATCGAGTGGGTGCTTGCTCTGAGCGCGTTCTGGCTGACCAAGGTCTCGGCACTGAACAACCTGTACTTCTCGGTGCGGACGTTCCTCAGCGGCGGCTTCGCCCCGCTGTCGGTCTTCCCGCCGGTGGTCGCCGCGATCGCCAACTGGTCGCCGTTCCCGTGGTCACAGGCGTTCGTCGTCAACGTGGTGATGGGCACCACCCGCGGGAAGGACATCCTCATCGGGTACGGCGCCCAGGCCGGTTGGATCCTGGTGGCGCTGCTGGTGTTGCGGCTGGTCTGGTCGCGGGCGGTCCGGCGGTATTCGGCGGTGGGCGCATGATCGGCGGCAGCCGCGACGCGAGGCGGGGCACCCAGGACCGGGCGGTGGCCGTGGACCGTAGCGCGATCCCGCGCGGACCGATCGGCCACGGCCTGCTGATCGTCGGCACCTTCATCCGCCTCGGGGTGCTGAACATCGCGCAGTACCGCGGGGAGTTCTTCGTTTCGCTGGCCAACGGCGTGATCACCCTGATCACCCAGTTGCTCGGGCTGGCAATCATCTTCGGAAACACCCAGGCGTTGGGTGGCTGGACCCCGGCCGGCCTGCTGGCGCTGATCGGCGTGCACACCTTCCTGTCCGGGCTGATCGGGCTGGTCATCCAACCCTCGCTGCAGCAGCTCATGGAGGGCATCCGGCTCGGCACCTTCGACTTCCTGCTCACCAAACCGGCCGATTCACAATTGCTGGCCAGTGTCGCGGTGGTGGCGCCGGCCCAGGTGATCCAGCTGCTGATGGGTGCCGGCATCGTCGCCTACGCCTGCGTCTGGATGGGCACCGTGATCACGCCGCTGCAATGGCTCTATTTCGGCGTCACGGTGTTCTTCGGAGTGGTGATCGTCTACTCGTTCCTGACCCTGCTCGGCACCTGCTCCTTCTGGTTCGTCAAGCTGGACAACATCCTGGTGGTCTTCTCCTCGGCGTTCGGTCAGGCCGGGCGCTGGCCGATCTCGCTGTTCCCGGCGTGGATGCGGATCGTGCTCACGGTGCTGATCCCCGTCGCGTTCGCGGTGACCGTGCCGGCGCAGGCGCTGGCGAGTGGGGTGAGTGGCTGGCTGGTGCTGGCCTCGGGCGCCATCGCGGCGGTCTTCTTCGCCGGGGCCCGGGCGTTCTGGCGGTACGCCCTCCGGCACTACACCGGAGCCTCGGCCTGAGGCGGTCCCTCGGACGAGCACTGAGTAAGGTCTGCTCCGTGCGTTTGGTGGTTGCCGAGTGTCAGGTCGACTATGCGGGCCGTCTGACGGCCCACCTTCCGATGGCCCGACGGCTGATCCTGATCAAGGCCGACGGTTCGGTGTCCATCCACGCCGACGACCGGGCGTACAAGCCGTTGAACTGGATGAGCCCGCCGTGCGCGTTGAGTGAACTGGCGCCCGACGCGGTCTCCGCGCTGGCTGACGGGGTCGGCCGGGAGCTGTCGGCCGTCTGGGAGGTCAAGGGACGCGACGGGGACACCCTGCAGATCGCGCTCGGGGAGGTGCTGCACGACTCGAGCCATGAGCTCGGCACCGACCCAGGGTTGCAGAAGGACGGCGTCGAGGCTCACCTGCAGGCGCTCCTTGCCGAGCACCCGCACAGCCTCGGCGACGGATGGACCCTGGTCCGTCGGGAATACATGACCGCGATCGGTCCGGTCGATCTGCTCTGTCGGGACGCCGACGGTGGCTATGTCGCGGTCGAGGTCAAGCGTCGCGGGGAGATCGACGGCGTCGAGCAACTCACCCGTTACCTGGATCTGATGCGCCGGGATCCGCTGCTCGGCGACGTACGCGGCGTGTTCGCGGCCCAGCAGATCAAGCCGCAGGCCAAGGTGCTCGCGGCCGATCGTGGCATCACCTGCGTCACCGTCGACTACGACGCGCTCCGTGGCATGGACAATGCCGAGGACCGCCTTTTCTGACCGTTCTGAGGTCCGCGCCGACGAGTGACCAGGAGATGACTAGGAGTTGCCCGCGGCACGATCCTGGTCGGTCTCGACCGTGATCGTCGGCTCCTGGTCGTCCTCCTCATCGATGCCGGCAGCGGAATCGTTCGCCGACGCGTCGCCGGTGGCCGGGGCGAGCTTGATCGCCGGTCGGACCGCGGTCTCGTCGATGGCGGCGTCCGAGGAAAGCCCTGCCGCCGTTTCCGGCGGCTCGGCGTCGGAGAGTGTCGGATCGTCGGTGAACAGCCCCGGCTCGCCAGGTTCCGGCTCACTCGATTCCGGCTCACTCGATTCCGTTGGTAGGACATCCGGCTGGTCGGCGAACTCCTCGAGGTCTCCCGACAGGTCCGCCAACGGCTGCAGGTCGGGCACGTCGGTTGCGCTCTGCGACGCGAGAGCCGACAGACTCTGCAGCTGGTTGAGCACCGCCTGCTTGCGCTGGACCAGGTTGTCCGTCTCGCGCTTGAGCTGCTCCTTGCGCCACTGGAGTTCCTGGTGGGTCCGCTGGGTGATCCGCTCGGCCTGTTTCTTGGCCGCCGCGACCAGCCGCTCGGACTCTTCCCTGGCATCCAGCCGGATCCGCTCGGCCTCGGCCTTGGCCTCGGTACGGGCCGCGGCCGCTGCCGCGATGTCGGCCGCCAACCGTTCACCGGCCTCCTGGTGGTGCTGGGTTGCCTCGGTGAGGAGCTTCCCGGTCGCGGTCACCGACTCCTGATGCATCCTCTTCAGCTCTTCGTTGGCCGCCACACGCTCCTCGGCGACCTGCTTGCGGATCGCGGCCGCTTCCGCCTCGGCGTCCTTCTTGAACTGTTCCGCCTCGAGGTAGCCGGCCTGCCGAGTCGAATCCGCCTCGTGCTGTGCCTGACGGCGCAGCGCCTCGACCTCGCGCTCCGCGGCGGCTCCGACGGCCTGGGCCTCGGTCCGCGCCCGCTCCACCTCGGCCTGCGCATCCTGGCTCGCCCGCTGCCGCAACTGATCGAGTTCTGACCTTGCGGTCTTCCGGATCTGTGCACCGTCGGCCTCGGCCTGCTGTCTGAGACGGTCTGCGTCCCGCTGGCCCTCCGAACGGAGCTTGTTCGCGTCGACATTGGCCTGGTCGAGCATCTCCTGGGCCTGTTCCTCGGCCATCTTCAGGATGTGCCCGGCCCGGGCGCCGAGACTGGAGTAGTCGGGTTCGCCGGCCGGCCGGTTCTCCAGTTCCTTCCGCGTCGCGGAAAGTTGATCTTGAAGGTCGGAGATGGCGCTCTGCATCTCGACGGACTGGCGGGCGGCCTGCACGACCCGACCCTCGAGGCTCCGTACGTAGTCATCGACGGCGCTGCGGTCATAGCCACGCAGTGCGGTCGGGAAATTCCCTACGGCACTGGCCTTTTCGTCGAAGAGATTCAGGCCGGTTGATTCGTCCGAAGTAGACATGCGGTCCTCAGGGTCACCTGCTGGTTGCGTACGGTTCCATACCGTACCTCCCGCAGCTCCGACAAACCCGGATCCTCGGCTGTGTCTTGCAAGGCTAGTTTCCCCGGGGCTCCTCGACCAGTTCGATCAGCACTCCACCGGCATCCTTGGGGTGCACAAAGTTGATCATGCAACCAGCGGTTCCGGGACGCGGCTCCGGGAAGAGCAGCCGCAATCCCTGCTCGCGCAGCCTTTCGGAAATGGCTGCCAGGTCCGAGACCCGCAGGGCCAGCTGTTGCAGACCGGGCCCGGAGCGATCCAGGAACTTGCCGATGGGGGAGTCCTCCGACAACGGGGCGAGGATCTGGATGAGAGTCCGGCGATCGGTCGTCCGGCCGGCCGGGGCAAGCATCGACTCCACCACCTGCTGGTCACGATTCTCCTCGCGGTGCACCTCGACCAGCCCGAAGGCGTTGCGATAGAACGCAACGGTCGCCTCCAGATCCGCGGTGGCGACGCCGACGTGGTCGACGGCCTCGACGTACTCCGCACCGGGGACGTCGGCCAACGGGTCGGGCAGCTGGTCGCTGGTCATGACCCAAGTCTGCCGGGCCAGAGGTGAGGGCCGTACCCTGGTGCCCCCACGCCTTGAGGCGGGCACCGCGAGGAGGATTCCGTGACATCGGCGACTCTGGAAGGTACGACGCTGGACGGGCGGGGAGTCCGGATCACGATCGCCGACACCTGGATCACCGCCGTCGATCCGCTGCCCACCGCCGACCCGGACACGATCCTGCTTCCCGGCCTGGTCGACTGCCAGGTCAACGGGTTCGCCGGAGCTGACGTCAACGCCGAGGACGTGTCGGAGGAGACCATCGTCTCGCTGACCGAAGCTCTGGTCGCGGAGGGCGTGACATCCTTCTGTCCGACGATCATCAGCGGACCTCCGGAAAAGATCCTGCACGCAGTCCGGGTGATCAGATCCGCCCGTACCCAGGACCGGCTGGTCGCCGACTGTGTGGCGGGCATCCACATCGAGGGGCCGTCCATCTCATCCGACGACGGTGCCCGCGGCGCCCACCCGGCGGACGTCCTGCGGGATCCGGATCCGGCGGAACTGCAGGCCTGGCTGGCCGCCGCCGGCGGGCTGCTGCGGATCATCACGCTGGCCCCGGAACGACCCGGCAGTGACGACTACATCAGGGCGGCGACCTCGGCAGGCGTGCGCGTCGCCGTCGGGCACACCGCCGCGACCCCGGAGCAGGTGCATCGTGCTGCCGACGCCGGGGCGACCCTGTCGACCCATCTGGGCAACGGCGCCCACCGGATGCTGCCGCGCCATCCGAACTATCTGTGGGCCCAGTTGGCCGATGACCGGCTGATCGCCGGACTGATCACCGACGGCCATCATCTGTCGGCCGACACGGTGACGGCGATGATCCGGGCGAAGGGTCACCGACGCTCCTTCCTGGTCAGCGATGCTGCCTCGTTGGCGCACTGCCCGCCGGGTGAGTATCGGACGCCGGTCGGCGGATCGGTCACCGTCGACCCCGACGGCGCGCTGCGGCTCACCGGTACCAGTCTCGGCGCGGGCTCCGGGAGCTCACTGCGGGAATGCCTGCGCTGGGCCCTGGACAACACCGACTTCGGCGCCGGCCAGCTGCTGGACATGGCGAGCTCCGTCCCGGCCGGGGTACTCGGCCGGTCCGATCGAGGCGCCCTCAAGGTCGGCGGGCGGGCCGACGTTCTGGTGACCGACCGGGACCTGAGCCCGCGAGCCGTCGTGGTCGCCGGCCGCCCGCGTGAAAACCGCGGGGGTTCGGCCTAAGGTGCAACTGAGACCTGTCGCGGGTCATCAGCAGGCCGCCGGCCGGGTCCACAACAGGTCGTCGGTGACAACCAGCTGTCGAGGAGGACGTCATGGCATCGGTGATCGTCGGCGGAGCGCGGACGCCGATCGGCAGGCTGCTCGGGGGGCTCAAGGACCTGGCGGCAACCGACCTGGGCGGAATCGCGATGGCCGCCGCACTGGACCGGTCGGGCCTGAAGCCCGAACAGGTCGAGTACGTGATCATGGGCCAGGTGTTGCAGGCCGGAGCCGGCCAGATGCCCGCCAGACAGGCCGCCGTGAAGGCCGGCATCCCGATGTCGGTGCCTTCGCTGCTGATCAACAAGGTGTGCCTGTCCGGCCTGAACGCCATCGCCCTGGCCGACCAGCTGATCCGTGCCGGTGAGTGTGAGATCGTCGTCGCCGGCGGCATGGAGTCGATGACCAACGCTCCGCATCTGCTGCCCAAGTCCCGCACCGGCTACAAGTACGGCAACGTCACGCTGCGCGACCACATGGACTACGACGGACTGTGGGACGCGTTCACCGACCAGCCGATGGGCGCCCTGACCGATCGGCAGAACTCCGGACCGAACGCCGTGAGCCGGGAGGACCAGGACGCCTTCGCCGTACGGTCACACCAGCGGGCCGCCCGGGCGACGCAGGACGGCACCATGGCGGAGGAGATCGTCGAGGTCAGGGTTCGGCAGCGCAAGGGGGACGACCTGGTGATCAGCGCAGACGAGGGCATCCGGCCGGATTCCTCGCTCGAGGCGCTGGCTCGGCTGAAGCCGGCGTTCGCCCCGGACGGAACGATCACCGCCGCGTCGTCCAGCCCGATCTCCGACGGTGCGGCCGCGGTGGTCGTCGCCAGCCGTGAGGCGGCCGAGCGGCTCGGGCTGCCGGTGCTGGCCGAGATCGGCGCTCACGGCATGGTTGCCGGCCCCGATTCGTCACTGCAACTGCAGCCGGCCAACGCCATCGAGGCCGCCTGCAAGAAGGCCGGGATCAG
This window harbors:
- a CDS encoding acetyl-CoA C-acetyltransferase, with the translated sequence MASVIVGGARTPIGRLLGGLKDLAATDLGGIAMAAALDRSGLKPEQVEYVIMGQVLQAGAGQMPARQAAVKAGIPMSVPSLLINKVCLSGLNAIALADQLIRAGECEIVVAGGMESMTNAPHLLPKSRTGYKYGNVTLRDHMDYDGLWDAFTDQPMGALTDRQNSGPNAVSREDQDAFAVRSHQRAARATQDGTMAEEIVEVRVRQRKGDDLVISADEGIRPDSSLEALARLKPAFAPDGTITAASSSPISDGAAAVVVASREAAERLGLPVLAEIGAHGMVAGPDSSLQLQPANAIEAACKKAGISVADLDLIEINEAFATVGVASMRALGLSAEEADRTVNVDGGAIAVGHPIGMSGARLVLHLVYALNRRGGGTAVAALCGGGGQGDALIISAPRG
- a CDS encoding N-acetylglucosamine-6-phosphate deacetylase: MTSATLEGTTLDGRGVRITIADTWITAVDPLPTADPDTILLPGLVDCQVNGFAGADVNAEDVSEETIVSLTEALVAEGVTSFCPTIISGPPEKILHAVRVIRSARTQDRLVADCVAGIHIEGPSISSDDGARGAHPADVLRDPDPAELQAWLAAAGGLLRIITLAPERPGSDDYIRAATSAGVRVAVGHTAATPEQVHRAADAGATLSTHLGNGAHRMLPRHPNYLWAQLADDRLIAGLITDGHHLSADTVTAMIRAKGHRRSFLVSDAASLAHCPPGEYRTPVGGSVTVDPDGALRLTGTSLGAGSGSSLRECLRWALDNTDFGAGQLLDMASSVPAGVLGRSDRGALKVGGRADVLVTDRDLSPRAVVVAGRPRENRGGSA
- the mce gene encoding methylmalonyl-CoA epimerase — encoded protein: MTSDQLPDPLADVPGAEYVEAVDHVGVATADLEATVAFYRNAFGLVEVHREENRDQQVVESMLAPAGRTTDRRTLIQILAPLSEDSPIGKFLDRSGPGLQQLALRVSDLAAISERLREQGLRLLFPEPRPGTAGCMINFVHPKDAGGVLIELVEEPRGN